The following is a genomic window from Acidobacteriota bacterium.
CAGTTCAGAGGCAAGGCCTTGTGAAACGCCTGATTGACCATCCGTCGATACGGGTTAGTTTCCGTCGCATTCTCACTCAACTGAGACCTCCTCCGTCGGTTCCGCCAGCATGCCGTTCTCCCGCAGCTGCGAGACAAAGGCCTCCACATCCGCCGCCGCCTCGTCGGTCGAGACGTCGAACTCCTCGGCGATCGCCTCGGCGATGGCGGCACTGGAGTGCTCCCCATCCAACAGGGCGTAGATCTTGACCCCGACCGGGTTCAAGACCTTGACCTCCGACCGCTGGGTCATGACGACCAACCCGCCCTCTTCGCCGATCTCACGATAGGCCGTGTCGGGGTGTCGGCGTGGGTACGCTTTATCGGTCACGGACAGTTCTCCCGCGGAAATACCGTAC
Proteins encoded in this region:
- a CDS encoding PqqD family protein, which produces MTDKAYPRRHPDTAYREIGEEGGLVVMTQRSEVKVLNPVGVKIYALLDGEHSSAAIAEAIAEEFDVSTDEAAADVEAFVSQLRENGMLAEPTEEVSVE